One Tubulanus polymorphus chromosome 5, tnTubPoly1.2, whole genome shotgun sequence DNA segment encodes these proteins:
- the LOC141905645 gene encoding putative carbonic anhydrase-like protein 2 isoform X1, whose amino-acid sequence MYIYYWTTLIFTILLDTFSKCRGLNWHIWWTHEGISGPDFWGHMNTDWYLCTKGKQQSPINIDPRELLFDMTLTPIKVEGGRVDGVLSNTGHFIRFLVNDTFNRELTVSRGPLTYTYSITDYIIHFGGFDSMGSEHTIDGHSFPGEIQIMAYNSDLYSNFSMAVNSPHGLASISILVQIGTVPNREIESLATAFKQIKYQGLAVPISQFSIPDLLPNTPHYMTYDGSLTAPGCEETVTWIIINKPLYVTDEIMSIFRSLMRGTEDTPRGLMENNFRPTQRHEGRSVRTNVNVGKSSPLCSVKKETYYQANVPGRN is encoded by the exons GCAGAGGTTTGAATTGGCACATCTGGTGGACACATGAAGGGATATCAG GGCCTGACTTTTGGGGCCATATGAACACCGATTGGTATCTATGCACGAAAGGCAAACAGCAATCACCGATAAACATAGATCCGAGAGAGCTTTTATTCGACATGACGTTGACTCCGATCAAAGTGGAAGGAGGCAGG GTAGATGGGGTGTTGTCGAATACCGGACATTTCATCAGGTTTCTCGTGAATGATACATTCAATCGCGAACTCACCGTTTCCCGAGGACCACTCACCTACACGTACAGTATCACCGATTACATCATTCATTTCGGAGGATTCGATTCAATGGGCTCTGAGCACACAATCGATGGACACTCATTCCCCGGCGAG ATTCAAATAATGGCGTATAATAGTGACTTGTACAGTAATTTTTCTATGGCTGTTAACTCGCCTCATGGTTTAGCATCAATTTCCATCCTCGTTCAA ATAGGCACCGTTCCCAACAGAGAGATAGAATCCCTAGCTACTGCttttaaacaaataaaatatcaag GGTTGGCGGTCCCTATTAGCCAATTTTCTATACCAGATTTACTTCCTAATACTCCGCACTATATGACGTACGACGGTTCGTTGACCGCTCCGGGATGCGAGGAAACAGTGACGTGGATTATAATCAACAAACCTCTCTACGTTACTGATGAAATA ATGTCGATATTTCGATCGCTAATGCGAGGTACTGAAGATACTCCGAGAGGTTTGATGGAAAATAATTTTCGGCCTACTCAGCGTCACGAAGGGCGTTCGGTTCGAACGAACGTCAATGTAGGAAAATCT AGCCCACTGTGCAGTGTAAAAAAGGAAACGTATTACCAAG CCAATGTACCGGGACGAAACTGA
- the LOC141905645 gene encoding putative carbonic anhydrase-like protein 2 isoform X2 encodes MNTDWYLCTKGKQQSPINIDPRELLFDMTLTPIKVEGGRVDGVLSNTGHFIRFLVNDTFNRELTVSRGPLTYTYSITDYIIHFGGFDSMGSEHTIDGHSFPGEIQIMAYNSDLYSNFSMAVNSPHGLASISILVQIGTVPNREIESLATAFKQIKYQGLAVPISQFSIPDLLPNTPHYMTYDGSLTAPGCEETVTWIIINKPLYVTDEIMSIFRSLMRGTEDTPRGLMENNFRPTQRHEGRSVRTNVNVGKSSPLCSVKKETYYQANVPGRN; translated from the exons ATGAACACCGATTGGTATCTATGCACGAAAGGCAAACAGCAATCACCGATAAACATAGATCCGAGAGAGCTTTTATTCGACATGACGTTGACTCCGATCAAAGTGGAAGGAGGCAGG GTAGATGGGGTGTTGTCGAATACCGGACATTTCATCAGGTTTCTCGTGAATGATACATTCAATCGCGAACTCACCGTTTCCCGAGGACCACTCACCTACACGTACAGTATCACCGATTACATCATTCATTTCGGAGGATTCGATTCAATGGGCTCTGAGCACACAATCGATGGACACTCATTCCCCGGCGAG ATTCAAATAATGGCGTATAATAGTGACTTGTACAGTAATTTTTCTATGGCTGTTAACTCGCCTCATGGTTTAGCATCAATTTCCATCCTCGTTCAA ATAGGCACCGTTCCCAACAGAGAGATAGAATCCCTAGCTACTGCttttaaacaaataaaatatcaag GGTTGGCGGTCCCTATTAGCCAATTTTCTATACCAGATTTACTTCCTAATACTCCGCACTATATGACGTACGACGGTTCGTTGACCGCTCCGGGATGCGAGGAAACAGTGACGTGGATTATAATCAACAAACCTCTCTACGTTACTGATGAAATA ATGTCGATATTTCGATCGCTAATGCGAGGTACTGAAGATACTCCGAGAGGTTTGATGGAAAATAATTTTCGGCCTACTCAGCGTCACGAAGGGCGTTCGGTTCGAACGAACGTCAATGTAGGAAAATCT AGCCCACTGTGCAGTGTAAAAAAGGAAACGTATTACCAAG CCAATGTACCGGGACGAAACTGA